In Rhizobium oryzihabitans, one DNA window encodes the following:
- a CDS encoding amino acid ABC transporter substrate-binding protein, which translates to MQRSTLWLALGVLSLLPAAAAGDDTQPPTLQTIAKTGTIRLGYADRNVPFSYLGTGPEPIGYSIELCLRVAGSIKKKLGLPELKIDFVKRTPSNRIMLLNDGTIDMECVASTNTEERRKAVWFSYSHFITGTRYVALKSSGLTTVGDLAGRTVVVTTGTINIGQLNVLNRKLGMNIAVLQNDSTEGGFEMVTENRASAFVMDDILLRSFVAETGRPEDYSISSEYLAPPQPYGLMLRHGDTGFRDAVNEALGEIYASGEIEKIYDKWFNAPIPPNGMNLKRPLPGDLAEIFRKPIDTTAE; encoded by the coding sequence ATGCAGAGATCGACATTGTGGCTTGCTCTTGGGGTTTTAAGTCTTTTGCCCGCCGCTGCGGCCGGCGACGATACCCAGCCGCCGACATTGCAAACCATTGCCAAGACCGGCACCATCCGGTTGGGTTATGCTGACCGCAACGTCCCCTTTTCCTATCTGGGCACAGGCCCCGAGCCGATCGGCTACAGCATCGAGCTTTGCCTGAGGGTGGCCGGCTCCATCAAGAAAAAACTGGGTCTGCCGGAGCTGAAGATCGACTTCGTCAAACGTACCCCCAGCAATCGCATCATGCTTCTCAATGACGGCACGATCGACATGGAATGCGTGGCGAGCACGAACACGGAGGAACGCCGCAAGGCCGTGTGGTTCTCCTACAGCCATTTCATCACCGGCACGCGCTATGTCGCGCTGAAATCGAGTGGTCTCACCACCGTCGGCGATCTTGCCGGACGAACCGTGGTGGTGACGACCGGGACAATCAATATCGGCCAGCTGAATGTGCTCAATCGCAAACTGGGCATGAATATCGCCGTGCTGCAGAATGACAGTACGGAAGGCGGGTTCGAAATGGTGACGGAAAATCGCGCCTCGGCCTTCGTCATGGACGATATTCTCCTGCGATCCTTCGTCGCCGAAACCGGGCGTCCGGAGGACTATTCCATCTCGAGCGAATATCTTGCCCCGCCACAGCCCTATGGCCTGATGCTCCGGCACGGCGATACCGGCTTCCGGGATGCCGTCAATGAAGCACTTGGGGAAATCTACGCGAGCGGCGAAATCGAAAAAATCTACGACAAATGGTTCAACGCGCCGATACCGCCAAACGGGATGAACCTCAAACGCCCGCTGCCCGGCGATCTGGCGGAGATATTCCGAAAGCCGATTGATACGACGGCTGAATAA
- the minE gene encoding cell division topological specificity factor MinE has product MSIFSLFRKQKSAPLARERLQVLLAHERASSGSDLVAILREEILAVIAKHVQIDNDRVHVKMDRDEHVSILEIDVEIPLSADLRAA; this is encoded by the coding sequence ATGAGCATTTTCAGTCTCTTCCGCAAACAGAAGTCGGCCCCGCTTGCGCGCGAGCGCCTGCAGGTGCTGCTTGCCCACGAAAGGGCATCCTCAGGCTCCGATCTCGTCGCCATCCTGCGGGAAGAAATTCTCGCGGTCATCGCCAAACACGTGCAGATCGACAATGACCGGGTGCATGTGAAGATGGATCGCGACGAGCATGTCTCCATATTGGAGATCGATGTCGAGATCCCGTTGAGCGCCGACCTGCGCGCTGCTTGA